One stretch of Cellulomonas wangsupingiae DNA includes these proteins:
- a CDS encoding FliH/SctL family protein produces the protein MRDLDFVPIQRDPASRFAPRPDALVTGDGQARPVAFARLDHPAVPDRAAHAAGWAAGYAAGARLAAQDAAAQAQLVADEQARTAQARAVEHAAALAALDVAARALDAREAPVLATALATVHEAALALATALLGVELADASAAARAALARVLDAPDLPDGTVVRLHPRDAAALAAAGGAPAGLEVVPDPTLEPGDALAEHADGVLDARLRGAVDRARAALAAS, from the coding sequence TTGCGTGACCTCGACTTCGTGCCGATCCAGCGCGACCCGGCCTCCCGGTTCGCGCCGCGCCCCGACGCCCTCGTGACCGGCGACGGGCAGGCGCGGCCCGTCGCGTTCGCGCGCCTCGACCACCCCGCCGTGCCGGACCGGGCGGCGCACGCCGCCGGATGGGCCGCCGGGTACGCCGCCGGTGCCCGCCTCGCCGCCCAGGACGCGGCGGCGCAGGCGCAGCTGGTCGCCGACGAGCAGGCGCGCACCGCGCAGGCGCGCGCGGTCGAGCACGCCGCGGCCCTCGCCGCGCTGGACGTCGCGGCACGCGCGCTCGACGCCCGCGAGGCGCCGGTGCTGGCCACCGCGCTCGCCACGGTGCACGAGGCCGCGCTCGCGCTCGCGACCGCCCTGCTGGGCGTCGAGCTCGCGGACGCGTCCGCCGCGGCCCGCGCCGCCCTCGCCCGCGTGCTCGACGCGCCCGACCTGCCCGACGGCACGGTCGTGCGGCTGCACCCGCGCGACGCGGCGGCACTGGCCGCCGCCGGGGGCGCCCCCGCCGGCCTCGAGGTGGTCCCGGACCCGACGCTCGAGCCCGGTGACGCGCTCGCGGAGCACGCCGACGGGGTGCTCGACGCGCGCCTGCGCGGTGCCGTGGACCGCGCCCGCGCCGCGCTGGCGGCGTCATGA
- the fliF gene encoding flagellar basal-body MS-ring/collar protein FliF, translating to MPAQVQDAWGRLTGAARQLTLAQRTFAVIAVAALVLGAIALTSWLSRPALVPLFSGLGGADASAVVDELTAAGVAYELTDGGATIMVPAAVVYEQRVRLAAAGLPADTDGAGYSLLDQMPMTASEFQQETTYRRALEGELSRTVAAIDGVEAATVRLAIPEETVFVAEAAAPTASVFVRTRPGARLSGDQVQAVTQLVAAGVDGMETSDVAVVDASGAVLSAVGAEVGGALADSRTADHEARVGGAVQAMLDRLVGAGRATVTVNAVLDLSQSERTTEEFTATPDTPPLAASTTTEEYTGTGGAGATGVLGPDAVDAGEDGTRQDGTYSSTSEDVTNAVNKSTEVTRSAPGALQRQSVSVLVDQQAAGGLVMADLEAAVAAAAGIDTERGDTLSVQRMQFDTTSAQAAQEALAAADERAEAVAREGLLREVVIAAAIVLLVVIVLVVVGRRSRRARREALDLGELERARQLTLALTPLDGPEPEALPALPAPVAPAPPDATAVRRAEIATLADEQPEQVAELLRGWMTTGARR from the coding sequence ATGCCCGCACAGGTGCAGGACGCATGGGGCCGGCTCACCGGGGCCGCGCGGCAGCTCACGCTCGCGCAGCGCACGTTCGCGGTCATCGCGGTCGCGGCCCTCGTGCTGGGCGCGATCGCGCTGACGAGCTGGCTGTCGCGCCCCGCGCTGGTGCCGTTGTTCTCGGGGCTGGGCGGCGCGGACGCGAGCGCGGTCGTCGACGAGCTCACCGCCGCCGGCGTCGCGTACGAGCTGACCGACGGCGGCGCCACGATCATGGTGCCGGCGGCCGTCGTGTACGAGCAGCGGGTGCGGCTCGCGGCCGCCGGGCTGCCCGCCGACACGGACGGCGCGGGCTACTCGCTGCTCGACCAGATGCCGATGACGGCGTCGGAGTTCCAGCAGGAGACCACGTACCGCCGGGCCCTCGAGGGGGAGCTGTCGCGCACGGTCGCGGCCATCGACGGGGTCGAGGCCGCGACGGTCCGCCTGGCGATCCCGGAGGAGACGGTGTTCGTCGCGGAGGCCGCGGCCCCCACGGCCTCGGTCTTCGTGCGCACCCGCCCCGGTGCCCGCCTCAGCGGTGACCAGGTGCAGGCCGTCACGCAGCTCGTCGCGGCCGGGGTCGACGGCATGGAGACGTCGGACGTGGCCGTCGTCGACGCGAGCGGTGCCGTGCTGTCGGCGGTCGGCGCGGAGGTGGGCGGCGCGCTGGCCGACTCCCGCACGGCCGACCACGAGGCGCGGGTCGGCGGCGCGGTGCAGGCCATGCTCGACCGGCTCGTCGGGGCCGGACGCGCGACCGTGACCGTCAACGCGGTGCTCGACCTGTCGCAGTCCGAGCGGACGACCGAGGAGTTCACCGCGACGCCGGACACCCCGCCGCTCGCGGCGTCCACGACGACCGAGGAGTACACGGGCACCGGCGGCGCGGGCGCCACCGGCGTGCTCGGCCCGGACGCCGTGGACGCGGGGGAGGACGGCACCCGGCAGGACGGCACGTACAGCTCGACCAGCGAGGACGTGACCAACGCCGTCAACAAGAGCACCGAGGTCACGCGGTCCGCGCCGGGGGCGCTGCAGCGGCAGTCGGTCTCGGTCCTCGTGGACCAGCAGGCTGCCGGTGGCCTCGTCATGGCCGACCTGGAGGCCGCCGTCGCGGCGGCCGCCGGCATCGACACCGAGCGCGGCGACACGCTGTCCGTGCAGCGCATGCAGTTCGACACCACGTCCGCGCAGGCGGCGCAGGAGGCGCTGGCCGCCGCCGACGAGCGTGCCGAGGCCGTGGCCCGCGAAGGGCTGCTGCGGGAGGTCGTGATCGCGGCCGCGATCGTGCTGCTGGTCGTGATCGTGCTGGTCGTCGTCGGACGGCGGTCGCGTCGTGCGCGCCGCGAGGCGCTGGACCTGGGCGAGCTCGAGCGTGCCCGTCAGCTCACCCTCGCCCTCACGCCGCTCGACGGGCCCGAGCCCGAGGCCCTGCCCGCCCTGCCCGCCCCGGTCGCGCCGGCCCCGCCGGACGCGACGGCCGTGCGCCGCGCCGAGATCGCCACGCTGGCCGACGAGCAGCCCGAGCAGGTCGCCGAGCTGCTGCGCGGCTGGATGACGACGGGGGCCCGGCGATGA
- the fliE gene encoding flagellar hook-basal body complex protein FliE encodes MSVGAVAAVSATLPVAGLDAARPAEATGGAQFAGVLGSVEQLQQLQSTSQELGVRAVTGDLDDVHDYTIAAQQSSLALELTAAVRNKAVEAFTEIMRMQV; translated from the coding sequence ATGAGCGTCGGAGCCGTGGCCGCCGTCAGCGCCACCCTGCCCGTCGCGGGCCTCGACGCCGCGCGGCCCGCGGAGGCCACCGGGGGAGCGCAGTTCGCCGGCGTCCTCGGGTCGGTCGAGCAGCTGCAGCAGCTGCAGTCGACGTCCCAGGAGCTGGGCGTGCGGGCCGTCACCGGTGACCTCGACGACGTGCACGACTACACCATCGCCGCGCAGCAGTCGTCCCTGGCGCTCGAGCTCACCGCCGCCGTGCGGAACAAGGCCGTCGAGGCGTTCACCGAGATCATGAGGATGCAGGTCTGA
- a CDS encoding flagellar basal body rod protein FlgB — MFDSVSVRALDSALDGLAMRQRASADNVANLQTPGYRARQVAFEDALTRAVERGDGAAPATVTRSLGATREDGNNVDLDTETLLQIETNLRYQVATQAMSGTFSSVRTAMRTS; from the coding sequence ATGTTCGACTCCGTCAGCGTCCGCGCGCTCGACAGCGCGCTGGACGGGCTGGCGATGCGGCAGCGCGCGAGCGCGGACAACGTCGCGAACCTGCAGACCCCCGGCTACCGGGCGCGTCAGGTCGCCTTCGAGGACGCGCTGACGCGTGCCGTCGAGCGCGGCGACGGCGCCGCGCCCGCCACGGTCACGCGGTCCCTCGGCGCGACGCGCGAGGACGGCAACAACGTCGACCTCGACACGGAGACCCTGCTGCAGATCGAGACCAACCTGCGCTACCAGGTGGCCACCCAGGCGATGTCCGGCACCTTCTCGTCGGTCCGCACGGCGATGAGGACGAGCTGA
- the fliD gene encoding flagellar filament capping protein FliD, which translates to MAAIDGIVSGLDTKALIDSLISLQAGQQSLLVQKKSTATSLVTALQALNTKVASLAEHAAKAGRAQSWQAVTAAVTQAGTTGTVGASATVGERAQVGTLSVRVDAVAQSQASLVELPADGTGTTFTVQRGGQSVTVTAASASVPDLVDAFNAPGTGVRATAVKVNVLDGAGAPTGETTYRLQLTGTETGAAHAFTVAQDGAQLALGTVRTAADASITLFAGSSSEQTLTSASNTFAGIMTGVDLTVTAVTAADAAPLVLEVTRDPEAAKALAQGLVTNLTTVLSEIGSRTKATTSTAADGGTIVTGGLFAGDTAVRLLQQNLVAQASMPVGGVSPSDVGLVLTREGAITFDETVFAAAMAKDPEQVATVLQGVAARLADVAKGASDATSGTIALAVRAQQDAVRDLGDRITDWDDRLAMRRLTLERTYAALETTLSGLQSQSSYLASYLTPNPTS; encoded by the coding sequence ATGGCCGCGATCGACGGCATCGTCAGCGGGCTGGACACCAAGGCGCTGATCGACAGCCTCATCTCGCTGCAGGCGGGTCAGCAGTCCCTGCTGGTGCAGAAGAAGTCGACGGCGACCTCGCTGGTCACCGCACTGCAGGCGCTCAACACCAAGGTCGCCTCCCTGGCCGAGCACGCCGCCAAGGCGGGCAGGGCGCAGTCCTGGCAGGCCGTCACGGCCGCCGTGACGCAGGCCGGCACCACCGGCACCGTGGGTGCGAGCGCGACCGTCGGCGAGCGGGCGCAGGTCGGCACGCTGAGCGTGCGGGTCGACGCGGTCGCGCAGTCGCAGGCCTCGCTCGTCGAGCTGCCCGCCGACGGCACCGGCACGACGTTCACCGTGCAGCGCGGCGGGCAGAGCGTCACGGTCACCGCCGCGTCGGCCTCCGTCCCGGACCTGGTCGACGCGTTCAACGCGCCCGGGACCGGTGTGCGCGCCACCGCCGTCAAGGTGAACGTCCTCGACGGCGCCGGCGCACCGACCGGCGAGACCACGTACCGCCTGCAGCTCACCGGCACCGAGACGGGGGCCGCCCACGCGTTCACCGTCGCCCAGGACGGGGCGCAGCTCGCGCTCGGCACGGTCCGCACCGCGGCCGACGCGTCGATCACGCTCTTCGCCGGCTCGTCCTCCGAGCAGACGCTCACGTCGGCGTCCAACACGTTCGCCGGCATCATGACCGGTGTTGACCTGACGGTCACCGCGGTCACCGCGGCCGACGCCGCGCCGCTGGTGCTCGAGGTCACGCGCGACCCGGAGGCGGCGAAGGCGCTCGCGCAGGGGCTGGTCACGAACCTCACGACCGTGCTGTCGGAGATCGGCTCGCGCACCAAGGCCACGACGTCCACGGCCGCCGACGGCGGCACGATCGTCACGGGCGGCCTGTTCGCGGGCGACACCGCGGTGCGGCTGCTGCAGCAGAACCTCGTCGCGCAGGCGTCGATGCCGGTCGGTGGTGTCTCGCCGTCGGACGTCGGCCTCGTCCTGACGCGTGAGGGCGCGATCACGTTCGACGAGACCGTCTTCGCCGCGGCCATGGCCAAGGACCCCGAGCAGGTCGCGACCGTGCTGCAGGGCGTCGCCGCCCGGCTCGCCGACGTCGCGAAGGGCGCGTCCGACGCGACCAGCGGCACGATCGCGCTGGCCGTCCGGGCGCAGCAGGACGCCGTGCGCGACCTGGGCGACCGCATCACCGACTGGGACGACCGGCTCGCGATGCGGCGCCTGACGCTCGAGCGCACGTACGCGGCGCTGGAGACGACGCTGTCCGGGCTGCAGTCGCAGTCCAGCTACCTCGCCAGCTACCTCACGCCCAACCCGACGAGCTGA
- a CDS encoding flagellar export protein FliJ: MRRPFPLAGLLRVRAMAEDTAAAELAAARRGERSAQERAARTAEALGGSRAPGEADLAAWQAAIAARIALSSLLTEDTAALRHAQDEVGGRQRDWTAARIRTRAVERLRDKHEVEVRAQDERAEQAVLDEVASRSTTPVSPEEDA, translated from the coding sequence ATGAGGCGACCGTTCCCGCTGGCCGGGCTGCTGCGCGTGCGCGCGATGGCGGAGGACACCGCCGCCGCCGAGCTCGCCGCCGCGCGCCGCGGCGAGCGCAGCGCGCAGGAGCGTGCCGCGCGCACGGCCGAGGCCCTGGGCGGCTCGCGGGCGCCGGGCGAGGCCGACCTGGCCGCCTGGCAGGCCGCGATCGCCGCGCGGATCGCGCTGTCGTCGCTGCTCACCGAGGACACCGCGGCCCTGCGCCACGCGCAGGACGAGGTGGGCGGGCGGCAGCGCGACTGGACCGCGGCGCGCATCCGCACGCGCGCCGTCGAGCGGCTGCGCGACAAGCACGAGGTGGAGGTGCGCGCGCAGGACGAGCGGGCCGAGCAGGCCGTGCTCGACGAGGTCGCGTCGCGCAGCACCACCCCCGTCTCCCCGGAGGAGGACGCATGA
- the fliS gene encoding flagellar export chaperone FliS has translation MYDARSRYVAAAVQTASPARLLTMLADRLLLDVERGAQALADGRRGEATQHLAHAHDIVSELVASLDVEEWDGGPQLLAIYTWLLTELLSASASGDAARVEGCRGIVAELARTWHDAAEALTTPAAATPAPGAAGGLLGVG, from the coding sequence ATGTACGACGCACGGAGCAGGTACGTCGCCGCCGCGGTGCAGACCGCGAGCCCGGCGCGGCTGCTGACCATGCTGGCCGACCGGCTGCTGCTCGACGTCGAGCGCGGGGCCCAGGCCCTGGCCGACGGCCGCCGCGGCGAGGCGACGCAGCACCTCGCGCACGCCCACGACATCGTCAGCGAGCTCGTCGCGAGCCTCGACGTCGAGGAGTGGGACGGCGGACCGCAGCTGCTGGCGATCTACACGTGGCTGCTCACCGAGCTGCTCAGCGCGTCGGCGAGCGGCGACGCGGCCCGCGTCGAGGGCTGCCGCGGCATCGTCGCCGAGCTGGCGCGCACGTGGCACGACGCGGCGGAGGCCCTGACGACCCCGGCGGCGGCCACCCCCGCGCCGGGTGCCGCCGGCGGCCTGCTGGGCGTCGGCTGA
- a CDS encoding FliI/YscN family ATPase codes for MTTTDAAPDVRDERWLRALRAARPVRVGRVRGVVGLSIETVGTPAAVGELVTIGDGDDAVTAEVVATAGGATRCMPLGPTRGLRAGLPVRAHGEGLLVPVGTGLLGRVLDGLGRPIDGRGPLDVEARVALDVAAPHPLERTRVAEAMPLGVRVLDTLVTAGRGQRLGLFAGSGVGKSSLLSMIARGTEAEVAVIALVGERGREVREFLEDDLGPEGLARSVVVVATSDQPPLVRLRSAFVATRIAEHLRDQGRHAVLMMDSLTRVAMAQREIGLSVGEPPATRGYPPSTFALLARLLERAGTGPTGSVTGLYTVLVDGDDHNEPIADAARSILDGHVVLDRRLAVAGHFPSVDALGSVSRVASRVCDPRQLADAARLRAVMAARRQAQDLIDVGAYVAGSNPLVDTAVTHAGAIDAFLQQGMDERAGAADSWGRLRALVQRMGES; via the coding sequence ATGACGACGACCGACGCGGCACCGGACGTGCGCGACGAGCGCTGGCTGCGCGCCCTGCGCGCGGCGCGGCCCGTGCGGGTCGGCCGCGTGCGCGGCGTCGTCGGGCTGTCGATCGAGACCGTGGGCACGCCCGCGGCCGTCGGTGAGCTCGTCACGATCGGCGACGGCGACGACGCGGTCACCGCCGAGGTCGTCGCGACCGCCGGGGGAGCGACCCGCTGCATGCCGCTCGGCCCCACGCGCGGCCTGCGGGCCGGCCTGCCGGTGCGTGCGCACGGCGAAGGGCTGCTCGTCCCCGTGGGCACCGGGCTGCTGGGGCGCGTCCTGGACGGCCTGGGCCGGCCGATCGACGGCCGCGGGCCGCTCGACGTCGAGGCCCGCGTCGCGCTCGACGTGGCCGCGCCGCACCCGCTGGAGCGCACCCGCGTCGCGGAGGCGATGCCGCTCGGGGTGCGCGTGCTCGACACGCTCGTCACGGCGGGCCGGGGCCAGCGGCTCGGGCTGTTCGCCGGGTCCGGCGTCGGCAAGTCGAGCCTGCTGTCGATGATCGCGCGCGGCACCGAGGCCGAGGTCGCGGTCATCGCGCTCGTCGGCGAGCGGGGCCGTGAGGTCCGCGAGTTCCTCGAGGACGACCTGGGGCCCGAGGGCCTGGCGCGCTCGGTCGTCGTCGTCGCGACGTCCGACCAGCCGCCGCTGGTGCGGCTGCGCTCGGCGTTCGTCGCCACGCGCATCGCCGAGCACCTGCGCGACCAGGGACGCCACGCGGTGCTGATGATGGACTCGCTGACCCGCGTCGCGATGGCGCAGCGCGAGATCGGCCTGTCCGTCGGGGAGCCGCCCGCGACCCGCGGCTACCCGCCCAGCACGTTCGCGCTGCTCGCGCGCCTGCTCGAGCGTGCCGGCACGGGCCCCACCGGCTCGGTGACCGGCCTGTACACCGTGCTCGTGGACGGCGACGACCACAACGAGCCGATCGCCGACGCCGCCCGCTCGATCCTCGACGGGCACGTCGTGCTGGACCGGCGGCTGGCCGTCGCGGGGCACTTCCCGTCCGTCGACGCGCTCGGGTCCGTCTCGCGCGTCGCGTCGCGCGTGTGCGACCCGCGCCAGCTCGCCGACGCCGCGCGGCTGCGCGCGGTGATGGCCGCGCGCCGCCAGGCGCAGGACCTGATCGACGTCGGTGCGTACGTCGCGGGGTCGAACCCGCTCGTCGACACGGCGGTCACGCACGCGGGCGCGATCGACGCGTTCCTGCAGCAGGGGATGGACGAGCGCGCGGGGGCCGCCGACTCGTGGGGGCGGCTGCGCGCGCTCGTGCAGCGGATGGGGGAGTCATGA
- a CDS encoding flagellar basal body rod protein FlgC, with the protein MTIFGAIGAAGSGMTVMRTWLDAISDNVANANTVVATSEDAFATRYVVAQEKAGEDGVRVAGVAFGSAEGRLVHDPNHALADADGYVRHPDVDMTSQMTQMIMAQRGYQANAAVVSRATESYQAALQIGRS; encoded by the coding sequence ATGACGATCTTCGGGGCGATCGGCGCCGCGGGCAGCGGCATGACCGTGATGCGCACGTGGCTGGACGCGATCAGCGACAACGTCGCGAACGCCAACACCGTGGTGGCCACGTCGGAGGACGCCTTCGCGACCCGGTACGTCGTGGCGCAGGAGAAGGCGGGCGAGGACGGCGTGCGCGTCGCGGGCGTCGCCTTCGGGAGCGCCGAAGGGCGGCTCGTCCACGACCCGAACCACGCGCTCGCGGACGCCGACGGCTACGTGCGCCACCCGGACGTCGACATGACGTCGCAGATGACGCAGATGATCATGGCGCAGCGCGGCTACCAGGCGAACGCCGCGGTCGTCTCGCGCGCCACCGAGTCGTACCAGGCCGCCCTGCAGATCGGGCGCAGCTGA
- the fliG gene encoding flagellar motor switch protein FliG, which produces MTTITGRQKAALLLMQLGKDRAARVMAQLDVTEMEELTSEILRLDRVDQSLADEVVDEFHAAAEIGPGLGGGLGFAQQLLEASVGKEQAAGMIERLQASMAGHSFDFLQQADARQVVSLLDGEHPQTTALVLAHLRPDHASAILAGLPEDLRADVAHRIALMERASPDVVAVVTEALQRKASAVLAPRELSAVGGVQPLVEIINRADPATEKSILEGLSARDEALADQVRALMFVFGDVVLLEDRAVQLVLRQVETGTLAQALKGSGPDVRDKILRNMSDRARENLVEEIELLGPVRLSQVEEARAAIVQVIRGLEESGQIVVRREGEDELVA; this is translated from the coding sequence ATGACGACCATCACCGGCCGCCAGAAGGCCGCGCTGCTGCTCATGCAGCTCGGCAAGGACCGCGCCGCGCGCGTCATGGCACAGCTCGACGTCACCGAGATGGAGGAGCTGACCTCCGAGATCCTGCGGCTCGACCGCGTGGACCAGTCCCTCGCGGACGAGGTCGTCGACGAGTTCCACGCCGCGGCCGAGATCGGGCCGGGCCTCGGCGGCGGCCTCGGGTTCGCCCAGCAGCTGCTCGAGGCGTCCGTCGGCAAGGAGCAGGCGGCCGGCATGATCGAGCGCCTCCAGGCGTCGATGGCCGGGCACTCGTTCGACTTCCTGCAGCAGGCCGACGCGCGCCAGGTCGTCTCGCTGCTCGACGGCGAGCACCCGCAGACGACCGCGCTGGTGCTCGCTCACCTGCGGCCCGACCACGCGTCGGCGATCCTCGCCGGCCTGCCGGAGGACCTGCGGGCCGACGTCGCGCACCGCATCGCCCTCATGGAGCGCGCGTCGCCCGACGTCGTCGCCGTGGTCACCGAGGCCCTGCAGCGCAAGGCGTCGGCCGTGCTCGCACCGCGCGAGCTGTCCGCCGTCGGCGGGGTGCAGCCGCTCGTCGAGATCATCAACCGCGCCGACCCGGCGACCGAGAAGTCGATCCTCGAGGGCCTGTCCGCCCGCGACGAGGCGCTCGCCGACCAGGTGCGTGCCCTGATGTTCGTGTTCGGCGACGTCGTGCTGCTCGAGGACCGTGCCGTGCAGCTCGTGCTGCGGCAGGTCGAGACCGGCACGCTCGCGCAGGCCCTCAAGGGCTCGGGCCCGGACGTGCGGGACAAGATCCTGCGGAACATGTCCGACCGTGCGCGCGAGAACCTCGTCGAGGAGATCGAGCTGCTCGGGCCCGTGCGCCTGTCGCAGGTCGAGGAGGCCCGCGCGGCGATCGTGCAGGTCATCCGCGGCCTGGAGGAGTCCGGCCAGATCGTCGTGCGGCGCGAGGGTGAGGACGAGCTCGTTGCGTGA